The Kogia breviceps isolate mKogBre1 chromosome 2, mKogBre1 haplotype 1, whole genome shotgun sequence genome segment CTGGTTACCTACACAGAGATGGTGCCCTGGTGGCCGCAGGTGGGTTTTGTCGTAGAGGGAATTAGTGGTGGAAGTGTCAAAAATCAAATGTATAGAGGAAAAAAGTAAAcagtttcctccttccccctAAAAAAATGAATTCTTGAAATGCACACATATTCTTCTCTCAAACGTAGAAAAGTCTCACTCTGGATGTGCTTACAAGAAGATCGTCGTCAAAAAACTTTGTCTCTATGATAACATTTCCACTATAAGTAAGAAGAGAGGGCGAAAGAGTGAGCGTGTTAGACAACAGATCTCATTTCCACAGAGTGGTTTCAATCTGGGTCTGCTAGGCCTGTGGACATGCACTCACCTATAACCTTGGCTTGGGGATATTAAAATCTGTGTCCATATGGGGTTAGATGTCTAACATGACATTTAACTTATGTGACTAGGTAGGTCTTCAAGTTCAGACATCGTAAGAGGGGGCATGTCTTAATCCACTGTGTACCTAAGGCCCTTAGAGTGCTTTGCACACAGGGGTGCCTATAAATATGACTGACTTTCTGATTCACATGGAAACCTGGGGACGTATCTTTTCCTATAAAACTTACTCTGGTGGACAGCTGTGGGTTGGCCTGTCCTGCATCTATTCTCCTCACTTTGAGTAACAGCACTCTGTTCTTCTCTTGGGGAACCACCCTATCTCCAGTCCATGGGTCAACCAAGTGGCCCCACCCTCGCCTGGCAAAGGGGTGGGCACAGGATGTAATTTGGGCCAGTCAGACTCTCTCCCCTGAGCAAGATCCTTCCCACAGCTGCTCCTTGAGGAAACCATCCACAGTTCCTGCCACCTGCATCTTTCGAGTTTCTCAGGTCTCAGCCCTACCCTTTCAACGCTGTCCTGTAAGCCAGAGTCAGTTTCTATGGCTTATGGCTTAAGAACCCCAGACAATACACCTGTATTGTATACAGTgtgcaatttcatttttcttggtgGTTATCTCAGTGTTTCCAAATCAAACTACTCTTGTACTGAGTTAAAGGCAACAGTGGTACTACTTTGGGGTTCTAAAAAGTAAGACATAATTTAAATAACCTAAATATGTTATCACAGACTTAGTGGTGTTAATACCTGAAAGAAATCAGGCCTGGCCAAGAATAAGTCAAATAATGgttaataaaatctaaaaaatgcCCTGCTACATATGACACTGTACTTTCCCAGGGTAATTAATATCCAGCAGATATCTTCTTGCTAGTAATTAATTACAAAATAGGTAAATAAGGAACTCAAGATGTGACTGGTTGATGGAATATAAAAATACCTACTATTATACAAACTAAAAATCTATTCAAGACTTATAAATAACCTCTATTTACAACTTCAGTGTGGCTTTCATAAAGGACCTGTTTAAAGAGATGATCCAATATTGCACAACTATCTGTGTGAATAATTTGTTACTAGGCAATAttgctaaaacttttaaaagactaaaatCTTTTCCCAAGAGAAAAATGGTAGGTAGGCAGTTATTGACTGACTTTTGCGGACAAAGGACAAACTAATTATTCTTTGAGCAGGAAGCATATCTATTAAAATTGTAGGCTAGTCTCTGAAAAACTATAACCAAACATTATCCTCTAAAACAGAACTAGGACTTGGTCAGATTCCACTGAAGGCCATTCAAACAAAGTACAGAGTACCAGAAGTTTGATAGTAAGGAAAGGGAGCAAGTTAGCATAGACTAAATGTATATTATATGGCAGTTTCCTTCCATAtcatctcattttgtcctcaCTATACCTCTGTGAGAGAGAATTATTAATTCTACATTTAGAGAGGAGGAGgataaggcccagagaggtaaagtacattgtccaagattacacagctagtCAGGGTTAATCAGGAATTTAGTCTAAGGTTTAATGTGAAGTTTCTAATTCTTTCCATTCTATCACACTGTCTTTTTCACATGACAAAAGTCAGGAAGCTTAACTTCAGACACCCCTGGATACTCTGTTACCCTTGTTCTCAACCTAGATTGCCTGCCTGCCGGACGGGACCATGAGTCCCGCGTGCCTGGAACTCCTGCTTCTAGACACCTCCGCGGTCCCGGCGGCCCGCTCACTCACGTTAGCACGCTGGCTGGCATCATCTGGGACTCGGGCGCCGCCTCTATCAGGGACTGCCAGGTGTTCGTGGAGTTAGGGATTACAAAGCCGAACTCGAAGAACCATTctgaaggaagaaggagaagcagGTGAGCTGGTGCCCAGGGCAGAGTCTCGGGGCTCCACGTCCCCATCCTTTAGAGCAAGCCTCTTCCTACCCCGAGAACCGCCAATGAAGCCATCAGAAACTTCCCAGGCCAGAGGCACAAGAAAGGACATGGAAGCCCCCTTCGGGCTGTCCCCGGAAGCACACTAGAGGCCTGCTCGCTATGCTCTGGGATCTAAAGGACTAATAGGAGCAGCAGTATTTTCTTAGAAGTAGGCTGGATGTAAATTATATAGACGGAAGTACAGAATAGGCCTCTCCACTTGGAATTTCAGCTCTAAGACACATATGTACCCTCTTAGACGTCATAAAACTCAATGCAGAGTGGCCTTGCCAGTCAAATCTCTACAAGACTGTATGCAGAGCACTGTACCGGGCCCTAACCAGCAGGTTCCTTGTGACCACGTTATAATACCACGTCAGTGACAAAGCAGGCACCAACCTCAGGCCCTCCAGGGTCAGTAACCCTTTTGTTGGGCTTAGAGCCTCTTGTAGTTGCCagctttgtttttgcttcttttcgCCGGGACTCACCAGTCTGCCAGGGTGTAGGAACCCTATCACAAACtgagttgcaaaataaatgttatCAAAGCAGTGCTTTAGTTCACTGGGTCTTGACTTCTGTCCCTGTCCAGATTTTGTCCCTAAGCCCAGATTTCAGGCATGTTGGCAGCAGAATACCTTCTAGGCATTGCCCTTTGAAGTAAACTTTTTGCTCCAGGcggaatttttccatttgctcTGCTGAAGAGAAGTTCAATTCTCGAGACACTGCCTTGCACTTGAGGATTTTCTTGGGAACACGGGctggtaaagaaaaagaaatattgaaagcatTTCTGGGAGCTTCTTAGAGATTATTTAGAGCGTATATTATCTATGTTAAATTTCATAAAATGCCTTGGTAACAGAATTACACTTTAATTAAAGGCAGAGGTCCCAAACTGGTCCAGTGCATTTGACTGAAAGATCTTCAAGGAACAACAGATTTAGTGCATCTAAAGGCCTTACCCAGCTCCTCTTATCAGGAAAGGGGCTGAATGGGAACcttctttctattctgttcccttggtttttcttttatttcagggagataaaaatgcaaattttctttcagaaaaaagtTGAGATCTTTGTATCTTTGGGTATGTTCTAATGCTAAAATTTCAGCACGAAGTGGGTTTTGGGAAGTGGGAGAAAGAAACATAAGAAAGAAGCTAGACATCTCAGCACCATGTGGACTGACGTGCTATGCCTGCAGAGGCCCGTCCCCTGGTGGGTCTCCATTAACTCGGTTCCCTGACGCCTAGGCCTGCTCTGCGTCATCAGTCCTGTGCAGACAAAGGGTGGAAAGTACCTTCATGCTCCACTCCAGGGACTGACAGGTCTTCTGTTCCTTGCCAGAGTATCTTCCCTGTCTCCGCATCCCGAAGGTTCATCCAATTTCTGATCaatatattaaggaaaaacaAGGCACTGAAGTGACTCCTACTTTGTACTCTAGGTGTTTCAGATTTGCTATCaactcttgtttattttttagcaaGTTGGCCTAACTGCTAAGTGCCAAGAAAGCAAATAAGAATGTgtaggagagggacttccctggtggttcagtggttaagacttcatgttcccaatacagggggcccgggtttgatccctggtcaggggaactagatcctgcatgctgcaactaagagcccgcatgctgcaactaaagatcccgcatgctgcaatgaagatcctgcatgccgtaactaagacccggcacaggcaaataaataaattaatttaaaaaaaaaaaaaaaaagaatgtgtaggagAGTACAAAAGgcatttaaaggaaaaagcaGAGACCCAGGGGAGATATTTTTGTCTACAACATGAGAACTCAGACTGTACACACCTAGAAATTACAAGAAAGAGGTAGAACATGAACagtgcaaaatttaaaattttccaacagaATATGACCAGCCACGATAAAAGACCTAAAGAAACAGATATGAGAGAAATTCCAGTAAATGACTCAGGCAGATTGCCCTACAGTGAAGATCAGAGTCCATAAGCTTTACTCACAAGTCCAGACCTCTCAAGTAGCTTTTTAGTGGCCTGCTCTTAAATATGAGAAGATAACCAAGGATCACCAGAAACTTAAGAAAGCATTTACTATGAAAGACAGACcaaaacaaagagataaaaagcaacttagaggaaaaaaaagactacagaggaagatacaaacttttaaaaatgaacattaaaaacaaacacaaaaacaaccaGCAAAACATAATCCttacggggacttccctgctggtccagtggtaaagaatccaccttacaatgcaggggccatgggttcgatccctggtcagggaactaacatcccacatgctgcggggcaactaagcccgtgtgccacaactactgagctcatgcacctcaactagagaggccGAGtgtcacaaactacagagccccagtgccacaaactacagagcccatgtgccctggaacccacgcgccacaactacagagcccacgtgccctggagcctatgcaccacaactagagagaagcccgtgcaccacaacaaaagatcctgcatgcctcaacgaagatcccatgtgctgcaactaagacccgaagcagccaaaaaaaataaaataaaataagaaaacccCATAATCCTTATAAATACTGTACTAAAAATTGTATACCAttgaattttgtgtattttaggTGATTTTTCTTTGGCTCAAGGTTACAACTTTTGAGACTGGTCAACTGATAATCTCTTTCAGTCAGAAAATGCCTTCTAACttgcatatttatattttcttgtttctgtatTGCTCATCATACAATAAATGCATCAACAAtactaattaaataaaaaaagtaTGTTCAGAGGACAAACAAAACTCTaggaaaatatacattttgatAGCAGAACCAAACAACTCCACGCAAGGGTTAGAAGACAAAGTTGAGAgattatttcagaaagaaaaagaaaaagactacaaGGATAGAAAACAGGAGAGTAGAGATGCAAAAACTGGACATCAGTACAAGAGGTCCAACATCTAACTAGCAGgaatttgagaaagaacagaaaacaccAAGGAGAGGAAGTCATCAGACAAATGAATTCAAAAAAAGGTCCAGCAAGGGCCCAAGTCACATCATTGTGAACTTGCAGAACATCAAGGTTAAAGAGAAGCTTCCAGAGGGAAAATAAGTTGTTACACAAAGGGTCAAAATCAGAATGAATGAGACTTTTCAACAGGGACTCTGgaggacagaaaaaaatggagcagtgcctttaaaattctcaagGAAATGATTCCTAAAACTAAAAAAACCTTTACTTTCTCAAGAAAcgaatggtgggcttccctggtggtgcagtggttaagaatccacctgccaatgcaggggacacgggtttgatccctggtccgggaagatcccacatgccatggagcaactaagcccgtgggccacaactactagagcccacgctccgcaacaagagaagtcaccgcaatgagaagcccgcgtaccacaacgaagagtagcccccgctctctgcaactagagaaagaccgcaagcagcaacagacccaatgcagccaaaaataaataaataaataattggggGGGGGGAAACGAATGGTAACATGCTCCTTCAAAATGACAGGGAAGACCAAGGAAGAGGATGACACTGAATCGAGGAAGCAAGGGATCTAAAACAAGAGACAGGTAAAGGGGTCCTTAGAGTGATGTTGAAGGAGACCCCAAGACAATAGCTCCTTAGCAGGCCTGGAGGGTGACTGGTCAAGGGT includes the following:
- the PDE6D gene encoding retinal rod rhodopsin-sensitive cGMP 3',5'-cyclic phosphodiesterase subunit delta is translated as MSTKDERAREILRGFKLNWMNLRDAETGKILWQGTEDLSVPGVEHEARVPKKILKCKAVSRELNFSSAEQMEKFRLEQKVYFKGQCLEEWFFEFGFVIPNSTNTWQSLIEAAPESQMMPASVLTGNVIIETKFFDDDLLVSTSRVRLFYV